A single region of the Sphingomonas sp. LY29 genome encodes:
- a CDS encoding SCP2 sterol-binding domain-containing protein: protein MTKTELAAKMQEAGAWLPGKTVKIDFGGDGAVMLDGKAETVTEDAGDADTTIKVSWDDWQAMADGQLDGMTAFMTGKLKVEGDMSNAMQLQGVLSKLRS from the coding sequence ATGACCAAGACCGAACTCGCCGCCAAGATGCAGGAGGCCGGCGCATGGCTTCCGGGCAAGACCGTCAAGATCGATTTTGGCGGCGACGGCGCCGTCATGCTCGATGGCAAGGCCGAAACGGTGACGGAGGATGCTGGCGACGCCGACACCACGATCAAGGTCAGCTGGGACGACTGGCAGGCGATGGCCGACGGTCAGCTCGACGGAATGACCGCGTTCATGACCGGCAAGCTTAAGGTCGAAGGCGACATGTCGAACGCGATGCAGTTGCAGGGCGTGCTGTCCAAGCTGCGCAGCTGA
- a CDS encoding tetratricopeptide repeat-containing sulfotransferase family protein: MTSLHPEARKAIDLARAGQTDAAIEAALAALDHTPGDAGLTLFLGLLYTRASRLDEAADQFRSALALNPGDVVARTELTRLLIAFDRLDEAQRELAAIPHGIGRKRIEALLLRRRGQHQKAADLYRQAVAADDRDFESWGNLGVCLLAMGRPNEADEALTKSLTLRRDQQVFRQKWAEAQVAAGTGENALERAWTFARENPTDTLVFGVIARLHILLDRPEQAREAVLKGLSRHADDQPLLIMLADLAEKENRIDELVDTLRKLDRLGVPNDQLQLLKARLSFRQGDFETALTAARDAPGGADPGGKAHLLGLIQDRIDDPGGAFASFVAMNWETAREVPEPAAEAVRYRKSIAERAKLSTRDLVRRWRHAPFVEDRPAPVFMIGFPRSGTTLLDTLLMGHPDLAIAEELPILGDVAEAMGGYERLADLETNEIETLRALYFARADQYVRPKRGQMIVDKLPLGAIETPLIHRLFPEARFIFVQRHPCDLVLSGFMTRFQPVGGMSNFLTIEDTAKLYDRVMDFWRQCRAVLPLLVHIVRYERLVEDIEAEMRPLASFLNLKWTPRLLDHRRAAKARGFIATPSYAQIQEPINDRAINRWHRYRDQMEPVFPILKPWADAMGYEI, from the coding sequence ATGACGTCTCTCCACCCCGAAGCGCGCAAGGCGATCGATCTGGCGCGCGCTGGCCAGACCGACGCGGCCATCGAAGCCGCGCTTGCCGCCCTCGACCACACGCCGGGCGATGCCGGTCTGACGCTGTTTCTCGGCCTGCTTTACACGCGAGCATCGCGATTGGACGAGGCGGCGGACCAATTCCGGTCGGCGCTCGCGCTCAACCCCGGCGACGTCGTGGCCCGCACCGAATTGACGCGTTTGCTGATCGCCTTCGACCGGCTGGACGAGGCCCAGCGCGAACTGGCCGCGATCCCGCACGGTATCGGTCGCAAGCGTATTGAGGCACTCCTGCTGCGCCGGCGCGGACAACATCAGAAAGCGGCCGATCTGTACCGACAGGCCGTTGCCGCCGACGATCGGGATTTTGAAAGCTGGGGCAATCTGGGCGTCTGCCTGTTGGCGATGGGACGGCCGAACGAGGCCGACGAGGCCCTGACGAAATCGCTGACCTTGCGCCGTGACCAGCAGGTCTTTCGGCAGAAATGGGCCGAGGCCCAGGTTGCGGCGGGAACTGGCGAAAACGCGCTCGAACGGGCTTGGACATTCGCCCGCGAGAATCCGACCGACACGCTGGTTTTCGGAGTCATCGCTCGACTCCACATCCTGCTCGACCGGCCGGAACAGGCCCGTGAAGCGGTGCTCAAGGGCCTCTCCCGGCACGCCGACGACCAGCCGTTGCTGATCATGCTCGCGGACTTGGCCGAAAAGGAAAACCGGATCGACGAGCTGGTCGATACCCTTCGCAAATTGGACAGGCTCGGCGTTCCGAACGACCAACTCCAGTTGCTGAAAGCTCGACTGTCGTTTCGGCAAGGCGACTTCGAAACCGCCCTCACCGCCGCGCGCGACGCACCCGGCGGCGCCGACCCCGGCGGAAAGGCGCATCTGCTCGGCTTGATCCAGGACCGGATCGACGATCCAGGGGGCGCGTTCGCGTCGTTCGTCGCGATGAATTGGGAGACGGCACGCGAAGTGCCCGAACCGGCGGCCGAGGCCGTTCGCTATCGAAAGTCGATCGCCGAGAGAGCAAAGCTTTCCACTCGCGACCTCGTTCGGCGCTGGCGTCATGCCCCATTCGTCGAGGATCGTCCGGCGCCGGTCTTCATGATCGGCTTCCCGCGGTCGGGCACGACCTTGCTCGACACGTTGCTGATGGGTCATCCCGACCTGGCGATCGCCGAGGAATTGCCGATCCTTGGCGATGTCGCCGAGGCGATGGGCGGATACGAACGGCTCGCCGATCTGGAGACCAACGAAATCGAGACGTTGCGCGCGCTCTACTTCGCACGCGCCGACCAATATGTCCGACCGAAGCGCGGGCAGATGATCGTCGACAAGTTGCCGCTGGGCGCCATCGAGACGCCGCTGATCCATCGGCTTTTCCCCGAAGCGCGTTTCATCTTCGTGCAGCGTCATCCATGCGACCTCGTCCTCAGCGGGTTTATGACCCGCTTCCAGCCAGTCGGGGGCATGAGCAACTTCCTGACGATTGAGGACACTGCGAAGCTCTATGATCGCGTGATGGATTTCTGGCGCCAATGCCGCGCCGTCTTGCCTCTACTGGTTCATATCGTCCGCTACGAGCGACTGGTCGAAGATATCGAGGCCGAGATGCGCCCGCTCGCCAGCTTCCTCAACCTGAAGTGGACGCCGCGTCTGCTCGACCACCGCCGCGCGGCCAAGGCGCGCGGGTTCATCGCGACACCGAGCTACGCGCAGATCCAGGAGCCGATCAACGACCGGGCGATCAACCGCTGGCACCGCTACCGTGACCAGATGGAACCGGTCTTCCCCATCCTGAAGCCATGGGCCGACGCGATGGGGTATGAAATCTAG
- a CDS encoding NAD-dependent succinate-semialdehyde dehydrogenase, translating into MSYDADLKLFIDGVWKSGEGRDTHDVINPVSGSGIAALPMATSADLQEALAAADRAWPSWRATEVDKRGAILHKTADLLRERADAIARILTQEQGKPLGEAKLEVIGSASMFDWYAEEIKRDYGRTLVRPTGQRSIVIRQPVGPTATFTPWNFPIYLLAKKVAAALAAGCPVISRPPQETPGCTGELFRALADAGIPKGVAQLVHGDADLVSTTLIGSKIIRKISFTGSVPVGKHLMKLAADDMKRITLELGGHAPVLIFDDCDLEKTLDMVVPQKFRNAGQVCVSPTRFYVQESIYDAFLKGFAERTAKVKIGDGLDAETKMGPLANARRPDAIEKLVNDAEAKGARVLAGGHRGDGGFFFQPTLLGDVPTSADIMNDEPFGPVAVTAKFATFDEAIEQANRLPFGLAAFAFTENGRRANLLGDAIEAGMVGINSFGISTADAPFGGVKDSGFGSEGGKEGLETYQVVKAIHQA; encoded by the coding sequence ATGAGCTATGACGCAGACCTGAAACTCTTCATCGATGGCGTGTGGAAAAGCGGCGAAGGCCGCGACACCCATGACGTCATCAATCCTGTCAGCGGAAGCGGCATTGCCGCACTGCCGATGGCGACCTCAGCCGACCTTCAGGAAGCGCTTGCCGCGGCCGACCGAGCTTGGCCGTCATGGCGCGCGACCGAGGTCGATAAGCGCGGCGCGATCCTGCACAAAACCGCCGACCTGCTGCGCGAGCGCGCGGACGCCATCGCCCGCATCCTGACGCAGGAGCAGGGCAAGCCGTTAGGCGAAGCGAAGCTGGAAGTGATCGGTTCGGCGTCGATGTTCGATTGGTATGCCGAGGAGATTAAGCGCGACTATGGCCGCACGCTGGTCCGCCCGACCGGCCAGCGCTCGATCGTGATTCGCCAGCCGGTCGGTCCGACCGCGACCTTCACGCCATGGAATTTCCCGATCTACCTGCTCGCCAAGAAGGTCGCCGCCGCGCTCGCCGCCGGTTGCCCGGTGATTAGCCGCCCCCCGCAGGAAACCCCGGGCTGCACCGGCGAACTGTTCCGCGCGCTCGCCGACGCCGGCATCCCCAAGGGCGTCGCGCAATTGGTGCATGGCGATGCCGACCTCGTCTCCACGACGCTGATCGGGTCGAAGATCATCCGAAAGATTAGCTTCACCGGCTCGGTTCCGGTCGGCAAGCATTTGATGAAGCTTGCTGCCGACGACATGAAGCGGATCACGCTCGAACTCGGCGGTCACGCGCCCGTGCTGATCTTCGACGATTGCGATCTTGAGAAGACGCTCGACATGGTCGTTCCGCAGAAATTCCGGAATGCTGGGCAAGTGTGTGTCTCCCCGACCCGCTTCTACGTGCAGGAATCGATTTACGACGCCTTTTTGAAAGGTTTCGCGGAGCGCACCGCGAAGGTAAAGATCGGCGACGGCCTCGACGCCGAGACGAAGATGGGGCCGCTTGCGAACGCTCGTCGTCCCGACGCCATCGAGAAGCTGGTGAATGACGCCGAAGCAAAGGGCGCGCGCGTCCTTGCTGGCGGTCATCGCGGCGACGGCGGCTTCTTCTTCCAGCCGACGCTCCTTGGCGACGTTCCGACGTCGGCCGACATCATGAACGACGAACCGTTCGGTCCGGTCGCGGTCACGGCGAAGTTTGCGACTTTCGACGAGGCGATCGAGCAGGCCAATCGCCTGCCTTTCGGTCTTGCCGCTTTCGCCTTCACCGAAAACGGTCGCCGCGCCAATCTGCTGGGCGACGCGATCGAAGCCGGAATGGTCGGGATCAACAGCTTCGGCATTTCGACTGCCGATGCGCCGTTTGGCGGGGTCAAGGACTCTGGCTTCGGAAGCGAAGGCGGCAAGGAAGGGCTTGAGACCTACCAAGTCGTCAAAGCGATCCACCAGGCCTAG
- a CDS encoding MFS transporter translates to MTIAIRSRMPIFWFGCAAIAAGVALHLPMLAMAHSMGNHLAGMPMDLEMLVGMGLIVIGVPLAIFGALPARHVAHDSHSGTLFEAADSTPLGRWHAAVLIVLIVGLIIDVMKPATLGFVLPGLASEYGIARSQAAWLPFVALAGTTVGSFVWGWLADIYGRRASILLSTILFVATSVCGAMPAFEWNLLMCFLMGCSAGGMLPVVYTLLAEIMPPKHRSRVLVLVGGVGLVGGYLAASAAANMFEPTYGWRSLWLQGFPTGLLLLALARWIPESPRFLMEQGRTIELEAMASRFGIVRREQVLVPDDAPVAAARHNRLTAALVITALAWSFVNFGLLLWLPSDLASRGYSVEAGSGIIARSALLALPTIAIGALLYSGWSSKWTLVLTIVLTLAGLVGAILPAPILAQEPVLIAVIALLVVGTNGLIAVLLPYAAENYPLGVRGRATGLIAGSSKVGGVAVQGFALAGLIPTLGGAALALLVPMIVSVGLVAYAGRETRGRSLRELEAGS, encoded by the coding sequence ATGACGATCGCCATTCGATCGCGCATGCCGATCTTCTGGTTCGGGTGCGCGGCGATTGCCGCCGGGGTGGCGCTTCACCTGCCGATGCTGGCGATGGCGCACAGCATGGGCAATCACCTGGCAGGCATGCCGATGGACTTGGAGATGCTGGTCGGCATGGGGCTGATCGTCATCGGCGTGCCGCTTGCCATCTTCGGTGCCCTGCCGGCGCGTCATGTCGCGCACGACAGCCATTCCGGTACATTGTTCGAAGCAGCGGACTCGACCCCGCTCGGGCGATGGCATGCCGCCGTCCTGATCGTCCTGATCGTAGGTCTCATCATCGATGTCATGAAGCCTGCGACGCTCGGCTTCGTCCTGCCCGGCCTGGCTTCGGAATATGGGATTGCGCGGTCGCAGGCCGCATGGCTGCCATTCGTGGCGCTGGCGGGAACGACGGTCGGATCGTTCGTGTGGGGCTGGCTTGCCGACATTTACGGTCGACGCGCGTCGATCCTGCTGTCGACGATACTGTTTGTCGCAACCTCGGTCTGCGGGGCCATGCCCGCGTTCGAGTGGAATCTGCTGATGTGCTTCCTGATGGGTTGTTCGGCGGGGGGGATGCTCCCCGTTGTCTATACCCTGCTGGCCGAGATCATGCCGCCGAAGCACCGCAGTCGGGTGTTGGTCCTGGTTGGCGGCGTCGGATTGGTAGGAGGCTATCTTGCCGCGAGTGCAGCCGCGAACATGTTCGAACCAACCTACGGCTGGCGGTCGCTCTGGCTGCAGGGCTTTCCGACAGGGCTACTCCTGTTGGCGCTCGCTCGCTGGATTCCGGAAAGCCCGCGTTTCCTGATGGAGCAGGGACGCACCATAGAACTGGAGGCGATGGCGAGCCGCTTCGGGATCGTGCGACGCGAGCAGGTATTGGTTCCTGACGACGCGCCCGTTGCGGCGGCGCGGCACAACCGCCTGACTGCGGCACTCGTCATTACTGCGCTTGCATGGAGCTTCGTCAACTTCGGCTTGCTGTTGTGGCTACCGTCCGACCTCGCGTCGCGCGGCTATAGTGTCGAGGCGGGAAGCGGCATCATCGCCCGATCGGCGCTGCTTGCGTTGCCGACCATCGCGATCGGCGCGCTGCTCTACAGTGGGTGGAGCAGCAAGTGGACGCTGGTGCTGACCATCGTCTTGACGCTCGCGGGGCTGGTAGGAGCGATCCTTCCCGCGCCGATCCTGGCGCAGGAACCGGTGCTGATCGCGGTCATCGCGCTGCTCGTCGTCGGAACGAATGGCCTGATCGCGGTGCTTCTTCCCTATGCCGCCGAGAATTATCCCCTCGGCGTGCGCGGGCGCGCCACCGGTCTCATTGCCGGATCGAGCAAGGTTGGGGGCGTGGCAGTGCAAGGGTTCGCACTAGCGGGCCTGATCCCTACACTTGGCGGCGCCGCGCTCGCGCTGCTCGTGCCGATGATCGTGTCGGTCGGATTGGTCGCTTATGCCGGCCGCGAGACCCGCGGCCGGTCGCTTCGGGAACTGGAAGCGGGAAGCTGA
- a CDS encoding thiamine pyrophosphate-binding protein: MKIRTGGQILVDQLRIQGCDRIFTVPGESFLAVLDALHDAPEIDTVVCRQEGGVAYMADADGKMTGRPGVAFVTRGPGATNASAGVHVAFQDSTPMILFVGDLDRADRDREGFQEIDLPAFFGPIAKWAARIDDARRIPEYVARAFRVATAGRPGPVVLALPEDMLRDEAEAADRPVTPPINQPPCAGAMEAMFGLLKDATNPVAIIGGAGWNPAAAHHFETFAARYGIPTAAAFRRQDAIDNECRVYAGQLGYGPNPLLQQRIRDADLLLVVGARLGESTTDGYKLITPDHPDQILVHVHPDPNELGRIYQADLPICAEMDEFAEIAADWHDPELVPFKDGEEAHREWLRWSEPAPREGVKLDLGPCVKAMRDALPANTIICNGAGNFSGWWHRYWHYGVAPTQLAPTSGTMGYGLPAAVAAALRFKDRTVVCVAGDGDFLMNGQELATAAQYGADLLVILVDNGAYGTIRMHQERDYPERISATSLANPDFAKLAEAFGGWAVRVERTDDFAPALDEAMKRRGIRLLHCITDVEIITNQTTIEKLRAR; encoded by the coding sequence ATGAAGATACGCACCGGCGGCCAGATCCTTGTCGACCAGCTCCGAATCCAGGGCTGCGACCGCATTTTCACCGTTCCCGGCGAAAGCTTCCTCGCCGTTCTCGACGCGCTTCACGACGCGCCGGAGATCGACACGGTCGTCTGCCGGCAGGAAGGCGGGGTCGCCTACATGGCCGACGCCGATGGCAAGATGACCGGGCGGCCGGGCGTCGCCTTCGTCACGCGCGGACCCGGCGCGACCAACGCCAGCGCTGGCGTGCACGTCGCCTTCCAGGACTCGACCCCGATGATCCTGTTCGTCGGCGACCTCGACCGCGCCGACCGCGACCGCGAAGGCTTTCAAGAAATCGATCTGCCCGCCTTCTTCGGCCCGATCGCCAAATGGGCGGCGCGGATCGACGATGCCCGCCGCATCCCCGAATATGTCGCCCGCGCCTTCCGAGTCGCCACGGCCGGTCGTCCCGGCCCGGTAGTGCTCGCGTTGCCTGAAGACATGCTTCGCGATGAAGCCGAAGCAGCCGACCGTCCGGTCACGCCGCCGATCAACCAGCCGCCCTGCGCGGGCGCGATGGAGGCGATGTTTGGGCTATTGAAGGACGCCACCAATCCGGTCGCGATCATCGGCGGCGCCGGCTGGAATCCGGCGGCAGCGCATCATTTCGAAACCTTCGCGGCGCGCTACGGCATTCCGACCGCGGCCGCCTTCCGACGTCAGGATGCGATCGACAACGAGTGCCGCGTCTATGCAGGCCAGCTAGGGTACGGTCCCAATCCACTGCTCCAGCAGCGGATTCGCGACGCCGACCTCCTGCTGGTGGTCGGCGCCCGCCTCGGCGAGTCGACGACCGACGGGTACAAGCTGATCACCCCCGACCATCCCGATCAGATTCTGGTCCACGTTCATCCCGATCCCAACGAGCTCGGCCGCATTTATCAGGCCGACCTGCCGATCTGTGCGGAGATGGATGAGTTCGCCGAGATCGCCGCCGACTGGCACGACCCCGAACTCGTGCCCTTCAAGGACGGCGAGGAAGCGCACCGTGAGTGGCTGCGCTGGTCGGAGCCTGCGCCGCGTGAAGGGGTAAAGCTGGACCTTGGCCCGTGTGTGAAGGCGATGCGCGACGCGCTTCCCGCAAACACGATCATCTGCAACGGCGCGGGCAATTTTTCCGGCTGGTGGCATCGCTACTGGCACTACGGCGTCGCGCCGACTCAACTTGCGCCGACCAGCGGGACGATGGGCTATGGCCTTCCCGCAGCCGTCGCAGCCGCCCTGCGCTTCAAGGACCGCACCGTCGTGTGCGTCGCGGGCGATGGCGATTTCCTGATGAACGGTCAGGAATTGGCGACTGCGGCACAATATGGTGCCGACCTACTCGTCATCCTTGTCGACAACGGTGCATACGGCACCATCCGCATGCACCAGGAACGCGACTATCCGGAGCGGATCAGCGCGACGAGCCTAGCCAATCCCGATTTCGCCAAATTGGCGGAGGCATTCGGGGGATGGGCGGTGCGCGTCGAGCGCACCGACGACTTCGCACCTGCTCTCGACGAGGCGATGAAGCGTCGCGGCATTCGCCTGCTCCACTGCATCACCGACGTCGAGATCATCACCAACCAGACGACGATCGAAAAGCTTCGCGCGCGCTAG
- a CDS encoding type II 3-dehydroquinate dehydratase: MPTPPLIFVLQGPNLNLLGTREPEIYGTDTLDDIAARLEDRASELGVTLDQRQTNHEGLLIDWLHEAQAAGAKAVIFNPGGYSHTSVALHDAVKAIATPVIEVHLSDPSSREDFRQVDLVELAATRSIKGKGPYGYLLALDEAARL, from the coding sequence ATGCCGACGCCACCGCTGATCTTCGTGCTGCAGGGTCCCAACCTCAACCTGCTCGGGACTCGCGAGCCCGAGATTTACGGAACCGACACGCTCGACGACATCGCCGCGCGGCTCGAGGATCGGGCAAGCGAACTGGGCGTCACCCTCGACCAGCGCCAGACGAATCACGAAGGCCTGCTCATCGACTGGCTGCACGAAGCGCAGGCCGCCGGCGCCAAGGCCGTCATCTTCAATCCCGGCGGATACAGTCACACGTCGGTCGCGCTGCATGACGCGGTCAAAGCGATCGCGACTCCGGTGATCGAGGTGCATTTGAGCGACCCTTCGAGCCGCGAGGATTTCCGCCAAGTCGACCTGGTCGAGCTTGCCGCGACGCGTTCGATCAAGGGCAAGGGACCCTACGGATACCTGCTGGCACTGGACGAGGCGGCGCGGCTCTGA
- the accB gene encoding acetyl-CoA carboxylase biotin carboxyl carrier protein, with amino-acid sequence MADDKDGQAMRVDGALLRELAALLSDNDLTEIEVEDGNRKIKVRREAAPVMAYAPAPAAHAPAPLAAAPAVADAPAPAAAAIDAVKSPMVGTAFLSPEPGAKPFVTAGGSVKQGDTLMIIEAMKVMNPILAPKSGTVARILVGDAQPVEFDQPLVVIE; translated from the coding sequence ATGGCGGACGACAAGGACGGTCAGGCGATGCGGGTCGATGGCGCACTGCTGCGCGAACTCGCCGCCCTGCTTTCCGACAACGACCTGACCGAGATCGAGGTCGAGGACGGCAATCGCAAGATCAAAGTACGTCGCGAAGCGGCTCCGGTGATGGCCTATGCGCCGGCGCCTGCCGCGCATGCCCCCGCCCCGCTCGCCGCGGCGCCTGCCGTCGCCGATGCGCCCGCTCCGGCTGCGGCCGCGATCGATGCGGTCAAGTCGCCGATGGTCGGCACCGCCTTCCTGTCCCCCGAACCCGGCGCCAAGCCGTTCGTCACCGCCGGTGGCAGCGTCAAGCAAGGCGACACGCTGATGATCATCGAGGCGATGAAGGTCATGAACCCGATCCTCGCGCCGAAGTCGGGCACCGTCGCCCGAATCCTGGTCGGAGACGCCCAGCCGGTCGAATTCGATCAGCCGCTCGTCGTGATCGAGTAA
- the accC gene encoding acetyl-CoA carboxylase biotin carboxylase subunit, translating to MPITKLLIANRGEIALRIHRACHEMGIKTVAVHSTADADAMHVRLADEAVCIGPPAAKDSYLNIANIISAAEITHADAVHPGYGFLSENAQFAEIVESHGLVWVGPKPEHIRIMGDKIEAKRTAAELGLPLVPGSPGPLDNVEDARRIADEIGYPVLIKAASGGGGRGMKVVPEESQLESLMSQASSEANAAFGDPTVYMEKYLGDPRHIEFQVFGDGNGEAIHLGERDCSIQRRHQKVIEEAPSPVISAEQRERMGGIVAKAMADMGYRGAGTIEFLYENGEFYFIEMNTRLQVEHPVTEMISGIDLVREQIKVAQGDGLSCRQDQIRLHGHAIECRINAEDPRTFAPSPGLVKNYVAPGGMHVRVDSGLYAGYRVPPYYDSMIGKLIVYGTTRERCIMRLKRALEEFVVEGMHTTIPLHRDIIRDPAFESGDYTIKWLEQWLEDQPAS from the coding sequence ATGCCGATCACTAAGCTGCTGATCGCCAACCGGGGCGAGATCGCGCTGCGCATTCATCGCGCGTGTCACGAAATGGGCATCAAGACCGTTGCGGTCCATTCCACCGCCGACGCTGATGCGATGCACGTCCGCCTCGCCGACGAAGCCGTCTGCATCGGCCCGCCCGCGGCCAAGGACAGCTACCTCAACATTGCCAACATCATTTCCGCGGCCGAGATTACGCACGCCGACGCGGTCCACCCGGGTTACGGCTTCCTGTCAGAAAATGCGCAGTTCGCGGAGATCGTCGAGAGCCATGGTCTCGTCTGGGTCGGGCCGAAGCCCGAGCATATCCGCATCATGGGCGACAAGATCGAAGCCAAGCGCACCGCCGCCGAGCTCGGCCTGCCGCTGGTCCCCGGATCGCCCGGGCCGCTCGACAATGTCGAGGATGCACGGCGTATTGCCGACGAGATCGGATATCCGGTCCTGATCAAGGCCGCCTCGGGCGGCGGCGGGCGCGGCATGAAGGTCGTGCCGGAGGAAAGCCAGCTCGAGAGCCTGATGAGTCAGGCTTCGTCCGAAGCGAATGCGGCGTTCGGCGATCCGACCGTCTACATGGAAAAATATCTCGGCGATCCGCGCCACATCGAGTTCCAGGTGTTCGGCGACGGCAACGGCGAAGCGATTCACCTCGGCGAACGCGACTGTTCGATCCAGCGGCGCCACCAGAAGGTGATCGAAGAAGCCCCCTCGCCCGTCATCTCGGCCGAACAGCGTGAGCGCATGGGCGGGATTGTCGCCAAGGCGATGGCCGACATGGGCTATCGCGGCGCGGGCACGATCGAGTTCCTGTACGAGAACGGCGAGTTCTACTTCATCGAGATGAACACGCGTCTGCAGGTCGAGCATCCGGTGACCGAGATGATCAGCGGGATCGACCTCGTCCGCGAACAGATCAAGGTCGCGCAGGGCGACGGTCTGTCGTGCCGCCAGGACCAGATCCGTCTTCACGGCCACGCCATCGAATGCCGCATCAATGCCGAGGACCCGCGCACCTTCGCGCCGTCACCGGGGTTGGTGAAGAATTATGTCGCGCCTGGGGGAATGCACGTTCGCGTCGATAGCGGCCTTTACGCCGGCTATCGCGTGCCGCCCTACTACGACAGCATGATCGGCAAGCTGATCGTTTATGGCACGACGCGGGAGCGCTGCATCATGCGGCTGAAGCGCGCGCTCGAGGAGTTCGTGGTCGAGGGGATGCACACTACGATCCCGCTGCACCGCGACATCATCCGCGACCCGGCCTTCGAGAGCGGCGACTATACGATCAAGTGGCTCGAACAATGGCTTGAGGATCAACCCGCAAGCTAA
- a CDS encoding energy transducer TonB — protein sequence MSIYRAQPSRSDRAKAIAAVVAVHAALGALLAIRGTTPAAPVRPPPTVLIDIAVPPPPPPVQSDPGRAREEEGAAGKKAEPSPIVAPDPPIRLPTPPPVPAAPIAGTGLAATAGAASAGTGPGAGGSGTGRGAGGNGSGGGIGSEARLLSGGLTRADYRSLRGQAFSPGRARLALQIGEDGRVVRCSIANSSGNPDVDSALCDILEPRMRWAPARDMAGNPISVGLYYVATWQRF from the coding sequence ATGAGTATCTACAGAGCCCAGCCTTCGCGGTCCGACCGGGCCAAGGCGATTGCCGCAGTGGTGGCAGTTCACGCCGCGCTCGGCGCCCTGCTTGCGATCCGAGGCACGACGCCAGCGGCGCCGGTCCGCCCCCCGCCGACGGTCCTGATCGACATCGCGGTGCCGCCTCCGCCGCCCCCCGTGCAATCCGATCCCGGTCGAGCGCGTGAAGAGGAAGGTGCGGCGGGCAAGAAGGCCGAACCGTCTCCAATCGTCGCGCCAGATCCGCCGATCCGCCTGCCGACACCACCGCCAGTTCCGGCGGCACCGATCGCCGGGACGGGATTGGCCGCGACCGCCGGTGCGGCAAGCGCCGGAACCGGTCCGGGCGCGGGCGGGAGCGGCACCGGCCGAGGTGCCGGCGGAAACGGTTCGGGAGGCGGGATCGGCAGCGAGGCGCGACTGCTGTCCGGCGGATTGACCCGGGCCGACTATCGCTCGCTGCGCGGGCAAGCTTTCTCTCCGGGTCGCGCCCGGCTTGCGCTGCAGATCGGTGAAGACGGGCGCGTCGTGCGTTGCAGTATCGCCAACAGCAGTGGCAATCCCGACGTTGATTCAGCCCTGTGTGACATCCTCGAACCGAGAATGCGCTGGGCGCCGGCCCGCGACATGGCCGGCAATCCAATCAGCGTCGGACTATACTATGTCGCAACCTGGCAGCGGTTTTGA